The genomic stretch CTGCCGGCCTCCGGCGCCTGGACGGTGGCGATGCCGGCGGAGTCGTAGCCGCGGTATTCGAGCTGGCGCAGCCCCTCAAGCAGCAGGGGGGCCGCCTCTCGGGAGCCGATGACCGCAACGATGCCGCACATGGCTGAGGCGCCGGACTTCGGCTGTTTCTAAAGGATCACCGCCCGAGCGCCTAGCCCGCTGGCGTTGCGGCGGAAGGCAGGAGTGAGGTCCGCAGCCATGAAAAAGCCCGGCGGAGCCGGGCGGACGTGCGCAGAGCGGAGACGGGCCTCAGTAGGCCAGACCCATGCTCCGGCTGGTTTCATCTCCGAGATAGACGCGGATGCTGAGGAAGTCGGTGGGGCAAGCGGTTTCGCAGCGCTTGCAGCCGACGCAGTCTTCGGTGCGAGGCGATGAGGCGATCTGGCCAGCTTTGCAGCCGTCCCAGGGAACCATCTCGAGCACGTCGAGAGGGCAGGCACGGACACACTGGGTGCAGCCGATGCAAGTGTCGTAGATCTTGACTGAATGGGACATGCCCGGCCAGAGAGCGAACGGCGTCCGGTCAAAGTACTCAAACCGTCCGGAACACCAGCGTCGGTGCCCCCAGGCCGTCACCCTTTTTCATACGGGCCAGGGGGGCCGTTCAGGGCGACCCGTAGGATGCGGCCTCCCACACACCGGCCATGTCACAGGAAGCGATCTTCGAGAAAGTCCGTTCGATCGTTGCCGAGCAGCTCAGCGTCGATGCCGCTGAAGTGAAACCAGAGTCGAACTTCCAGAACGATCTGGGCGCTGACTCGCTCGACACGGTGGAACTGGTCATGGCCCTGGAAGAGGCCTTCGACATCGAGATTCCCGATGAGTCGGCCGAAGGCATCACCACCGTCGGTGACGCCGTCAAGTACATCCTGGACAAGCAGGCCTGAGGGTGTCGATGGTGGAGGGTCTCCGCCGTGTCGTGGTCACGGGCCTCGGCGCGGTCACACCGATCGGTAACGACGTCACCCAGTACTGGGACGGGTTGCGGCTCGGCTTCAACGGGGTGGCGCCGATCACCCTGTTCGATGCCTCACGGCATGCCTGCCGGTTCGCGGCCGAGGTGAAGAACTTCGATCCAAGCGGAATGCTGGATCGCAAGGAGACCAAGCGCTGGGACCGTTTCTGCCAGTTCGGTGTGGTGGCCTCCAAGCAGGCGGTTGACCAGGCGCAGCTCCTGATCGACGAGAGCACCCAGCACCGCATCGGTGTGGCGATCGGCTCGGGCGTGGGCGGCCTGCTGATGATGGAAAGCCAGGCCCATGTGCTCGCCGACCGGGGACCTGACCGGGTCAGCCCGTTCTGCGTGCCGATGATGATTCCCAACATGGCGGCCGGCCTGACCGCGATCGCCCTGGGCGCCAAGGGTCCGAGCAGCGCCGTTTCAACGGCCTGTGCGGCTGGATCCAACGCCATCGGTGATGCCTTCCGCCTGATCCAGCTCGGCCTGGCCGACGCCATGGTCTGCGGCGGAGCCGAATCGGCGATCACTCCCCTGGGGGTGGCCGGCTTCGCCAGTGCCAAGGCGCTCTCCTTCCGCAACGACGACCCCGCAACCGCCAGCCGCCCCTTCGACGCCGAGCGCAACGGCTTCGTGATCGGTGAGGGCGCAGGCATCCTGGTGCTCGAAAGCCTCGAGAACGCCCGCGCCCGGGGAGTCGAGATCCTCGCCGAGGTGGTGGGCTACGGCATGACCTGCGACGCCCACCACATCACCTCCCCGACTCCGGGGGGCCTCGGTGGCGCCGAAGCGATGCGGCTGGCCATGGCTGATGCCCGGGTGGAGCCCGAGGAGGTCGACTACGTCAATGCCCACGGCACCAGCACCCAGGCCAACGACAGCAACGAGACCGCGGCGATCAAGGCGGCCCTGGGCGAGCACGCCTATCGCATCCCCGTCAGTTCGACCAAGTCGATGACCGGGCACCTGCTCGGCGGCAGCGGCGGCATCGAGGCGGTGGCCGCCGTGCTCGCGATAGGCCACAACCTCGTACCACCTACCATCAATTATCAAAATCCGGATCCGGCCTGTGATCTGGATGTCGTGCCCAATCAGGCGCGGGAACAGAAACTGAACGTCGTGCTCTCGAATTCATTCGGATTTGGCGGCCACAACGTCTGTCTCGCCTTCCGTCGGATGCGCTGAAGGCCTGGCATCGCCAGCTCTTCGCTGCCCGGAACGCCTCACTCCCCTCACTCCTCCCCCCAACCATGGTCGCCGCCCCCACAGTGGACACCCTGTCCGTCGACAACCTCTGCGTCAACAGCATTCGCTTCCTGGCGATCGACGCGATCAACAAGTCCAACTCGGGGCACCCCGGCCTGCCGATGGGCGCGGCACCCATGGCCTATGCCCTCTGGGACAAGCACCTGCGCCACAACCCGGCCAACCCCAAGTGGTTCAACCGCGACCGCTTCGTGCTCTCGGCCGGCCATGGCTGCATGCTCCTCTATGCGCTGCTGCACCTGACCGGCTACGACAGTGTGTCCCTGGAGGACATCAAGCAGTTCCGCCAGTGGGGTTCCAAGACCCCCGGCCACCCGGAAACCTTCGAGACTCCCGGGGTCGAGGTCACCACGGGGCCTCTGGGGCAGGGCATCTCCAACGCCGTCGGTCTGGCCATCGCCGAGGCCCATCTGGCCGCGAAATTCAACCGTCCGGGCGCCGACCTGATCGATCACCACACCTACGTGATCATGGGCGACGGTTGCCACCAGGAGGGCATCTCCGGTGAAGCCGCCTCCCTGGCCGGTCACCTGGGCCTGGGCAAGCTGATCGCCCTCTACGACGACAACCACATCACGATCGACGGCAACACCAAGGTGTCGTTCACCGAGGATGTGCTCAAGCGTTACGAGGCCTACGGCTGGCATGTGCAGCACGTGGCTGATGGCAACACGGACATCGACGCGATCGGCCGGGCAATCGAAGCGGCGAAGGCCGTCACCGACAGGCCCAGCCTGATCAAGGTCACCACCACCATCGGCTACGGCTCCCCCAACAAGGCCGACACGGCCGGGGTGCACGGCGCCGCTCTGGGCGCTGAGGAAGCCGATCTCACCCGCAAGTCGCTGGGATGGACCTACGGCCCGTTCGAGATTCCCGAGCAGGCCTACGACCAGTGGCGCAAGGCCCGCGAGCGCGGCGCGGCCCTGGAGGCCGAGTGGGACAACACCCTGGCGGCCTACCGCAGCGAGTACCCGGCCGAAGCCGCCGAATTCGAGCGCATGCTGCGCGGTGAACTGCCCCAGGGCTGGGACAGGAATCTGCCCCGCTTCACCCCCGAAGACAAGGGCCTGGCCACCCGTCAGTACTCCTACAACGTGCTCAACGCGATCGGTCCCGACCTGCCCGAGCTGATCGGTGGTTCCGCCGACCTCACCCACTCCAACCTCACCGACATCAAGGGGGAAGGCAGCTTCCAGAAGGGCAGCGAAGCCAACCGCTACCTGCACTTCGGAGTGCGCGAGCACGCGATGGCAGCGATTCTCAACGGTATCGCCTATCACGACAGTGGCCTGATTCCCTATGGCGGCACCTTCCTGGTGTTTGCCGGCTACATGGTGGGAGCCATGCGCCTCTCGGCCCTGTCCGAACTGGGGGTGATCTATGTGCTCACCCACGACTCGATCGGTCTTGGCGAAGACGGCCCCACCCACCAGCCGGTGGAAACCCTGGCCTCGCTGCGATCGATCCCCAACCTGCTGGTGATCCGCCCTGGTGATGGCAACGAGACCAGCGGCGCCTACCAGGTGGCGGTGACCAACCGCAAGCGGCCCACGGTGCTGGCCCTCAGCCGCCAGGCGATGGTGAACCAGCCCAATTCGGCACCAGAGCATGTGGCCAAGGGTGGCTACATCCTCGACGACAGCAACGGCAGCCCCGATCTCATCCTGATCGGCTCCGGCACCGAACTGGATCTCTGCGTCAAAGCCGCCCGGGAGTTGCGCAGCGAGGGCCACAACGTGCGTGTGGTGTCCATGCCCTGCGTGGAGCTCTTTGAGGAACAGGACGCCGGCTATCGCGAGTCGGTGCTGCCGGCCGCGGTGCGCAAGCGCCTGGTGGTGGAAGCCTCCGGCTCCTTCGGCTGGCACAAGTACGTCGGCCTTGATGGGGACACCGTCTCGATCGACCGCTTCGGCGCCTCCGCTCCAGGTCCTGTCTGCCTGGAGAAGTTCGGCTTCACCGTGGAGAACGTGGTCGCGAAGGCCAAGGCGCTCTGAAGCATTCCCCTTCCAACAACCTGGCTTCGGTGCCAATGGCCACCCTGGAGCGTCTGTCGATCGTTTTACCGACGTACAACGAACGGCAGAACGTCGGGAGGATTCTGGAGGAACTGCTGCCATTGAAGCAACGCTTCGATCTTGAAGTGCTCTTCGTGGACGACGACTCGGCTGATGGCACGGCCGATCTGGTCAAACAGCTGGCCCATGGCCAAGCCGGTGTGCGCCTGATCCGTCGGGTCGGGCGCGCCGGTCTGGCCAGCGCCATCAAGGAAGGCATTCTCGATGCCACTGGTGATGTGATCGTCGTCATGGACTGCGATGGACAGCATGAGCCGGCTGCGGTTGAAGCCGCTGTACAGGCTCTACTAAGTAGCGGCAGCGATCTGGTGGTTGGCAGCCGCTTCCACGCTGAGGCCGCGATTCATGGCCTAAGTGAGAAACGCACCCGCCACTCCACCTGGGCAAACACAATCGCACGCTTCAGTCTTCCGGGCTACAGCCGGCTGACTGACTTCATGAGCGGCTTCTTTGCCCTACGCCCCGAGGCAACTCTGCGCTATGTACGGCGGGTGGATGTGAATGGATTCAAGTTTCTCTACGAGCTGCTCTCGATCAGCCGCGGTTCTTTGCAGGTTAGTGAAATCCCCCTGGACTTCCAGGCCCGAGTAGCTGGTGATTCCAAGCTGGATCTGGCAATCGTCTGGGATCTGGGGGTGTCAATCCTGCACACCCTGCTGCTGCGCTCGATACCCCGCCGCGCCATCAGCTTCGCCTTGGTGGGCCTGAGCGGAGTGGCGGTTCAGATGCTGGTGGTGCAGGCGCTGATGGAAGCGGCGGGGCTGGCCTTCAAGCAAGCACTGCCAATTGCGGTGGTGGTGGCCGCCAGCTCCAACTACCTGATCAATAACGCCCTGACCTTCCGCTTCCAGCGTCAACAGGGTGCAGCACTGCTGAAGGGCCTACTCAAGTTCCTGCTGGTGGCCTCCCTGCCGGTGCTGGCCAATGTGGGCGTGGCCTCAACGTTCTACAACCTGGTGTCCCGCAACACCTTATGGGCTCAACTGGCCGGCATCCTGGTGGTGTTCGTATGGAACTATGCGGCGTCCTCGCGTTTCGTATGGAACACGCCGTAACAGAGCTCGGTAAGCTCAGCAAACGTATCGATAGACCGTTTTGGCCTCTCAACGCCCAGATGAGTCTTCTTCGAGAAGCTTGCGTGTAACATAAGCAAGGTTGCCAAGAAAGCAAATCACTGATGCGACACATCAGTACTGACCAAAACTTTTCAGCACACTAGGGGCAGGAAGCAATGCGCAAAAGAATTGTAACCTCGGGCACTCTAAATCTACTTACGTCGTGCCTGCTCTTCGGCTCCCTGCTGGCCATTCTGATCTTGCCTGTCGGGGAATTGCTCAATGCCGATCTTATTCTGCCGGTCAATATGCTGGTTGACCTCCGCAACGGCCTAAACATCGGGGAGTGGAACGGGAGCCCCAATAACTTCTACATTCCCGAGATCGCTTACTATCTTGGAATTGGCACAGTCTTTAGCAGACTAAGCCCTATCTTCCTTCACATGCTTTATCCCATCCTAAGCGGCACCCTGCTTGGGCTAACCACCTACTACCTGCATGCAACAGTCCTTTCTTCGAGGGACATAGGTACCTGGACTCGCAATTTGCTTCCAGTCTTTCCAGTAGCATTAAGCCTGGTAAATCAGATTTCAGAAGAAAACATTATCAAAGTAGCAGTTCTCCCTGAAATTCATTTCGGGGCTTATCTTGCCTGCCTTGTTGGGATCACCCTTGCCTCGGTCGCCCTTACAGGCAAAACCGCATCCCATCGAAAGTCATCGCTGGCTTGGCTGATGATGGTTTGTTTGTTGGCGGCGCTATCTGACAATTTTTTCATTCTTTGGTTCACAATACCTTTTCTTGCAACTCTTGCCCATCTGCTGTTTGGGTCAGAAGCATTTCCCAAGCAACGGATCAAGGGAATTTTTGGCGCAGTTCTGCTGTCATCACTGGCTGGATACATTCTGCATAAGATAACCAACTCTGCCACTTCAAACAATAAGGTGAGTCTTGAAAATATCGCTTTATCACTGACCAGGCTATCCAATGTCCTCTCCAATGAACGCTACATTACTGTTTACGCTCTGATTGCCTTGATATTATCAATAAGCCTATACTTTACTTCTCTTCAGCAAGCCTCAACGCATGATTTTGCATCACAAGATGCCAGCATATCTTTGCGTAGGAAGATATTCTGGATTTGGAACTTTTACTCCATACCATCAACCCTGATCCTTGTTATTCTGTATGGCCTAGTTGCAGATGCCGGGAGCACGAGGTACTTTCTACCGTTATTCTTCGCACCTATTACTGCTGGCATATGGATCATTACTGAGCTCTTATTTCATAATTTCTCCTTAGAAAGATTCAGGGCTGCAAGAAATTCTACATTCACGGCGATTTATATCAGTGTATTTGCAATCGTACTCGCAGCCCTGCCTGGCTACCTATCCTCATACAAGCAAGACCCTGGCTACCAGCTCACACAATGCCTGAAGTCCGAGAACGTCGGAGTATGGTATTCGGAGTACTGGAATTCAAAACCTGTTCATGCCTTTTCCAATGGTTCAATAATTTCCAGACAAATCAACAATGATGGGACACCCTACAGGTTCAACAATAATAACATGTGGTACAAGCAGGAGCCTGCATCTAGCGAGTCAAAAGTAGCAATTATGCTCGATACTGACTTTGCAAGAAACATCCCTGAGAGCATCCCCTTGCAGTCATGCGGAGAAATGGATTACAAAATAGTTCCAAAAGAATATGTTTTTCAACAACAACGATAGCCGTTTTGCAATCATATGACTTGCAGCCGTCCATTTTGAAAAATCCACGACACTCAACACCACCAGTCGAGGTGCCATCAAAATTGTTCGATCAATTCAACTGAATTGGAATTCGCAGATGCTGTCATGAGTAAAAGTGCATACTCAATGCTTCAGATCTAAAGAGAATATTGGTGATTCTATCCAAGAATATTCCTCTGGGAGGCCTACAGGTCTTTACTTCGTGCTTACCGAGAAAGGCCAGAGCGATGCGCGGCGCGGCTTTGGATCTGACTAGTATTCAGCGGCAATATGCACACATACAAGCTTATCTGCGCCCTGATACCACCCAGAGTTTTCCACATTTTCCGACGTGAGCCTCGCCATCAGCTCTCGCTTACAGATTTCTTCCTAACGAACCGGACCCGGCTGTGGCGGTGGTGTTGTACCAGTCCACGAATGCCATGACCCAGGCGCAGGCCTCCTCCACGGTCGGGAAGGGGCACCTTGGGTAGTCCGGCCGGTATTTCACCGTTCGGAACAGCGACTCCGGGAAGGGGTTGTCGTTGCTGACCCTGGGCCTGGAGAAGGATCTGAGCACCCCCAACTCCTGCAGCCGGCTGGCGTCCCCGGCAGTGGTGTAAATCCCCAGGGCCTCAGCCCGGCGTAGCCGGGCTGAGCGTCCGCACCTCAGGCGATCGGCTCCACGGCTGACGTTGCAAGGGGTGGGCAGGCCCGTTTCCCTGGTTTGAGAACCACCTCAACCAGACAGACCATGCCCAAGACCCATGCTGCCGTACCTGAGCTGGCCTCGCTACTCGATGGCAGCAGTGCCGGGGAGCTGATCCCTGAACTGGCACGCCACGGCCTGCAGCAGCTGATCGAGCTGGAGCTCGCTGCCTTCCTCGGTGCGGACTGGCACGAGCGCACCGAGGAGCGGCTCGGCCACCGCAACGGCTACCGGCCTCGCACCCTGACCACCCAGGTGGGGGATCTGGCACTGCAGATCCCGAAACTGCGCGCGGGCAGCTTCCTCCCCTCGATCCTCGAACCCCGCCGCCGGGTTGATCAGGCCCTGTACGCGGTGATCATGGAGGCTTACATCGGTGGGGTCTCGACCCGCAAGGTCGATGCCCTGGTGGCGGCGCTCGGCTCCCAGAGCGGCATCTCCAAGTCGCAGGTGAGTCGCATCTGTCAGGAGATCGACCAGCAGGTGCAGGCGTTTCTGAGCCGGCCCCTGGAGAGCAGCGGCTACGCCTACGTCTATCTCGATGCCACCTACCTCAAGGGGCGGCTGGGCAAGGCTCAGCAGGTCTGCTCCCGCGCTGTCGTCGTCGCCATGGGGGTGAACGAGGATGGTCGCCGGGAGTTGCTGGGCCTCAAGGTCGGCGACAGCGAGACCGAGAGCTTCTGGGCGGAGTTCATCGCCCATCTCAAAGAACGGGGCCTGGGTGGCGTCAGGCTGGTGATCTCTGACGCCCACACCGGCCTCACCAAGGCGATCCGCCGCCAGCTGCAGGGAAGCGTCTGGCAGCGCTGCCGCGTCCATTTCGCCCGCAACCTGCTGCAGTGCATCCCCAAGGCTCACCAGGGCATGGTCACCGCCGCCCTGCGCAGCGTGTTCGCCCAGGAGAGCGCTGAGGAGATCGCGTCACGCTGGGACGATCTGGCCGCCTCGCTGGCGGAGCGCTTCCCCAAGGCCGCTGCGCTCATGCACGGCGCCAAGGAGGACGTGCTGGCTTTCCGGCCCTTCCCCAGGGACCACTGGCGCAAGATCTGGAGCACCAACCTGCTGGAGCGGGTCAACGAGGAAATCAAACGCCGCACCAGGGTCGTCGGCATCTTCCCCAACGACGCGTCGATCACCCGCCTGGTGGGCGCGGTACTGCTGGAGCAGCACGAGCACTGGCAGCTGGAGGGCCGGCGCATGTTCTCAGCCGAGAGCATGGCGACCATCCCGGAGCTGGATGCCATCCCTGCTCTCCAGGCCCTCAGCACCTGAGAGAGGCAGGACGCAGGCCCCAGGTGATCGAGGCTGCAGCGCCCCCAGAGGGCGCAGCGGCCTTGATCGCAGCCCGGGGGCCGGCCGCTGCCACCTCCAGGCCGCAGAAGTCACTCCAACTCACAACACATCCGCAAGCTGACGAAAGACTTGACAAGTCATTCGTCCTGATTCATCGTGATTGAATGAGGCGCATCTGCACCTCCGGAATGACAGCCCGTCATTCCACCCTGTTCACCCTCTGACTAGGGCATTCGGGCCTCGGGTTTTACACCACGCAAAGGGACGCGGCCTGCAGCCGGCTCTCCAGAATGCCGGAACCACATGGCGTTGCCGTTGGCGGCATGGAGGATCAGCGGTTTGGGGCGCCTGCAGTTGACCCGCTCCCGCAGGCAGGCACGGCCCACGGGATCGGCGGCGACCTAGGCGTCTTCTCGCTCGGCCACATCCCAGGCCACGATCTAGTGCCTTCGGCACGCTGGCCCGCGCGGCCAGGTAAGCCGCTCCAGACATCGACTACCAGATAAAGGTAAAGCCCGTCCTCGGCGGTGGAGCTGACCATGGGCGTGGAGAACCCGGTAGAAGCTGCGCTCCGAGCCGACATGAAGGCCCTGGTCGGCCAGGATGGACACGATTTGCCCCGGTGGCTTGGCGGCGCATTCCGGCTGGTGGCAGGTGAGCATGCTCCGTTGGCACTCCACGTCCGTGAGACGGTGAGAAACAAAGCGGTGGCTGCCATTACGGCAATCCAGGCCGTCCCCATCACCTGCGAACTGCCGCCTCCAGCGCTGCAAGGTGGACAGACCGACACCCAGCAGCCTGGCGAGCCTGCCGGCCCGTGCACCGGCTACCATTCCGGCATCGAGGATCTCCAGCGATTCGCGCCGATCCGCGGAAAAGGCCAATCCCCCTCGTCCTCTCCCCAGTAGGCCTGGATCTGTTTTGAGGCGATCAGCAGTGCCGGTGCCTCCGCCAGGACCTTGTCTCTGCGGCGCAGTTCATGCTGGAGCCGTTTGATTGGGCATTGATCCTGCTGGTGGCGCTTCTCAAGGTCCTTCTGCCTGGCCATCGTCCGCAGCGGCTGTTTGTTGGCATCCAGGGCGGCCTGCCGCCAACGGTCCACCTGCTCGGGAAACAGGCCCCGTTTATGGCAGGAGGCACCCGGTTCGGTGGGGTTGAGGCCAGCGGTCTCGAGCACCAAGGTGAACTGGTCGGCAGGCCCCCAGGCCTCAGGATCTCTCTGAGTGGCCGGCACCACCTCTCCATGCAACCGCCACTTGGAGAGGGTGATCACATGGATACCCAGCTGCTGGGCAAGCTCCACCACGCTCTGGCAGTGAGGCGGGTTCATTTACCGGCGGACATCAGCCTTGACGGCCTCGCTGTAGGGACGCATCGATCGATTCCATCAGGCCCCCTGGCCCCCTGCGTCAGGAAAGTTGTCCGCTCGGTCTGACCCATCCACCAGGGGGCCAAACCGACGACCATGAAACCGACCTATGACACCGCTGTGCGGGACCAAGTCCGCCAGCGCATGAGCCCGCCAAACCGGGAGAGCGTGGCCGAGATCGCCCGCTCTACCGGGATCACGACCCAGACCCTCTACAACTGGCGCAGCCAGTGGCAGAAGCAGGGTCAGCTCGTGCCAGCCACCACCAAGCCGCCAGAGCAGTGGAGCGCTCTCGACAAGCTGGCCGCTGTGATCCAGGCGGCCGGCCTGAGTGGCCCTGATCTCGGGGCCTTCTGCCGTGAGCGGGGCCTCTACCCCAAACAGCTTGCCCGCTGGCGGCAGGCCGCCGAGGATGCCAATGGCCCCAGCGCTCCGAGCATGGCTGATCAGCGAGAACTTCAGCGTAAGAATCAGGAGCTGATTCGCCAGAATCGCCGCTTACAACGCGAATTGGAGAAGAAGGAGAAGGCTCTCTCGGAGGCGGCAACACTGCTGATGCTCTCAAAAAAGCTCGATCAGCTGTGGCCACGGGACGAGGAACAATGATCCCGCCAGAGGATAGAAGTCAGCTGATGGAATTGTTCCGAGAAGGTCTCAAAGAAGGGGCTTCTGCCACGGCGATTGCAGATCTGATCGGTATCTGCTCACGCACGTTACGGCGCTGGGGCATTGCGTTCCAGACACATGGATTCAGCCAGGATCGCCGCAAAGGCTCTCCACGGAATGTGGCGCACCGATTCACACCAGAAGAGCGGCAGCGCTTAATTCACATCGTCAACGATCCGCGATTCGCGGACCTCACTCCCGCCCAGATCGTGGCCATCCTTGCCGAGGAGCGAATCTATGTGGGTTCAGAGTCCACGATTTACCGCATCATGCGGCAAGAGGGTCTGCTGAACCACCGTGGCAGAACCCGCCTGCCGCGTGAGCCCAGGGAGGTTCCGGTGTTGGAAGCAACGGGCATCCATCAAGTACTGGCCTGGGATATCACCCTCCTCCCCGGCCCCGTGAAGGGGCAGTTCTATTACCTCTACATGGTGATGGATGTATGGAGCCGGCGCATCCTCGGCGCAGAGGTGCATGAGCATGAATGTAGCGAGTTGGCCAGCGCATTCTTTGATCGTGTCTGCCGCGATGAAGGGATCAGCAAGGAGACTGCTGCGGTCCTGCACTCGGACAATGGCGCCCCCATGCGCTCATTCACTCTGGCGGCCAAGATGGCGGAGCTGGGGGTGTCGCTTTCGTTCTCGAGGCCACGCGTCAGCAATGACAACGCCTATGCCGAGTCGTGGTTCCGCACGATGAAATACCACCAGAGTTATCCGCTCAGGCGATTCCGGGATCTGCTTTCGGTGAAAGCCTGGGTGGATGGCTTTGTCGAGTGGTACAACGCTGAGCACCGGCACAGCGGCATCAAGTACGTGACGCCCAATCAGCGCCATTACGGCCAGGCTGACGCGATCTGCGCCATCCGCCAACAGACCTATGAGGAAGCTCGGCAGAGGCATCCTCAGCGCTGGAGCCGGCCACCCCGCAACTGGTTACAGCCACAGGTTGTGAGCATCAACCATCCGCGACCGCAGAAACCTGTGGCTGCTTGACCCTCAACAATCCAGGCCCCCGTGGCTGTCCGATCGCGCCCCTCCAAGGGCGCGATCGGCAACAGCCGCGATCAGGGGCCGGACGCCCCAACCCCGACCGAAGACAGCCATCGATGACAACAACACCCCGGCCGTGCGGCCCCTGAACCTCAACTCGCAGTACAGTCCATCTCGGTGCTCAGCTCAGCACCCCGAGCGGACAACTTCCCTGATAGGTCCCGTGGTGGTTATGGTTGGGATGTATAGGCATCATCTGTCCTGGCAAAGGGGGCCCGTACCGCCGGATGCTTTCGGACAATGGCTCCGCCTACCGCTCATGTGACTGGCGAAAAGCCTGTCAGGCACTGAGCCTGAAACCCGTCCGCACCAAGGCATACACGCCGCAGACCAACGGCAAGGCGGAACGCTTCGTCTAGCCAATGGCTTCTGCAAAGCAGTGGGCACTCCTGGCGGAGTGGGCTTACGTCATCGCCTGCCAGACATCAGAGGAACGCTGTCCCGTGTCAATCAGGTTGATGGTTGGCGTCAATCTGGTTGACCGGTAGAGGTGGTTGTATTAAGGCCGGCTGGAGCCTGAGATCGCCTTAGGGATCGGGATCGTGACCAGGCTGTCGCGGCGCGTCAATCAAGTTGTCCTTCTGGCGTCGATCTCAAGGGGCGGGTGGGCCAGTTTTCGTGTCGCCGCCGTGCTTCTGGTGCGCTGGGTGGTTGCGGCCGTTGATCGTGACGGCCTTGACGCCCGCGTCAATTACGTTGGCGGGTCAGCGGCATCGCTGGAAACCCTTGCAGCCGCTTGCTTCTGCCGGTAGCTCTCGCCTTTGATGCCCACGATGTGGCAGTGATGCACCAGCCGGTCCACAGCTGCCACGGTCATCGATCCGCTGGGGAAGATCTCGTCCCACTCCCGGAACGGCTGATTGGAGGTCACCAGCAGGGAGCGCCGCTCGTAGCGGTGGCAGATCAGCTCAAACAGCACCGAGGTTTCCAGCTCGCTGCGGCGCACGTAGGAGATGTCGTCGATCACCAGCAGGGCGTAGCGATCCAGCTTCTGGATCAGGGCCGGCAGCTCAAAGCTGGCCTTGGCTTTCTGCAGCAGCTGCACCAGGGCTGTGGCCGGGAAGAAACGGCAGGCCTGGTCCTGCTCGATCATCGCCATCGTGATGGCAATGGCCAGGTGTGTCTTGCCCACGCCGCTGGGGCCAAACAGCAGCAGGTTCTCGGCCTGCAGCAGCCAGGTGTGGCTGCGGGAAAGCACCTGCAGTTCCTGCCAGTGCTTGGGCTCGAGGTGC from Synechococcus sp. CBW1107 encodes the following:
- the psaC gene encoding photosystem I iron-sulfur center protein PsaC, whose translation is MSHSVKIYDTCIGCTQCVRACPLDVLEMVPWDGCKAGQIASSPRTEDCVGCKRCETACPTDFLSIRVYLGDETSRSMGLAY
- the acpP gene encoding acyl carrier protein, yielding MSQEAIFEKVRSIVAEQLSVDAAEVKPESNFQNDLGADSLDTVELVMALEEAFDIEIPDESAEGITTVGDAVKYILDKQA
- the fabF gene encoding beta-ketoacyl-ACP synthase II, whose protein sequence is MVEGLRRVVVTGLGAVTPIGNDVTQYWDGLRLGFNGVAPITLFDASRHACRFAAEVKNFDPSGMLDRKETKRWDRFCQFGVVASKQAVDQAQLLIDESTQHRIGVAIGSGVGGLLMMESQAHVLADRGPDRVSPFCVPMMIPNMAAGLTAIALGAKGPSSAVSTACAAGSNAIGDAFRLIQLGLADAMVCGGAESAITPLGVAGFASAKALSFRNDDPATASRPFDAERNGFVIGEGAGILVLESLENARARGVEILAEVVGYGMTCDAHHITSPTPGGLGGAEAMRLAMADARVEPEEVDYVNAHGTSTQANDSNETAAIKAALGEHAYRIPVSSTKSMTGHLLGGSGGIEAVAAVLAIGHNLVPPTINYQNPDPACDLDVVPNQAREQKLNVVLSNSFGFGGHNVCLAFRRMR
- the tkt gene encoding transketolase; translation: MVAAPTVDTLSVDNLCVNSIRFLAIDAINKSNSGHPGLPMGAAPMAYALWDKHLRHNPANPKWFNRDRFVLSAGHGCMLLYALLHLTGYDSVSLEDIKQFRQWGSKTPGHPETFETPGVEVTTGPLGQGISNAVGLAIAEAHLAAKFNRPGADLIDHHTYVIMGDGCHQEGISGEAASLAGHLGLGKLIALYDDNHITIDGNTKVSFTEDVLKRYEAYGWHVQHVADGNTDIDAIGRAIEAAKAVTDRPSLIKVTTTIGYGSPNKADTAGVHGAALGAEEADLTRKSLGWTYGPFEIPEQAYDQWRKARERGAALEAEWDNTLAAYRSEYPAEAAEFERMLRGELPQGWDRNLPRFTPEDKGLATRQYSYNVLNAIGPDLPELIGGSADLTHSNLTDIKGEGSFQKGSEANRYLHFGVREHAMAAILNGIAYHDSGLIPYGGTFLVFAGYMVGAMRLSALSELGVIYVLTHDSIGLGEDGPTHQPVETLASLRSIPNLLVIRPGDGNETSGAYQVAVTNRKRPTVLALSRQAMVNQPNSAPEHVAKGGYILDDSNGSPDLILIGSGTELDLCVKAARELRSEGHNVRVVSMPCVELFEEQDAGYRESVLPAAVRKRLVVEASGSFGWHKYVGLDGDTVSIDRFGASAPGPVCLEKFGFTVENVVAKAKAL
- a CDS encoding glycosyltransferase family 2 protein — translated: MATLERLSIVLPTYNERQNVGRILEELLPLKQRFDLEVLFVDDDSADGTADLVKQLAHGQAGVRLIRRVGRAGLASAIKEGILDATGDVIVVMDCDGQHEPAAVEAAVQALLSSGSDLVVGSRFHAEAAIHGLSEKRTRHSTWANTIARFSLPGYSRLTDFMSGFFALRPEATLRYVRRVDVNGFKFLYELLSISRGSLQVSEIPLDFQARVAGDSKLDLAIVWDLGVSILHTLLLRSIPRRAISFALVGLSGVAVQMLVVQALMEAAGLAFKQALPIAVVVAASSNYLINNALTFRFQRQQGAALLKGLLKFLLVASLPVLANVGVASTFYNLVSRNTLWAQLAGILVVFVWNYAASSRFVWNTP
- a CDS encoding IS256 family transposase, which codes for MPKTHAAVPELASLLDGSSAGELIPELARHGLQQLIELELAAFLGADWHERTEERLGHRNGYRPRTLTTQVGDLALQIPKLRAGSFLPSILEPRRRVDQALYAVIMEAYIGGVSTRKVDALVAALGSQSGISKSQVSRICQEIDQQVQAFLSRPLESSGYAYVYLDATYLKGRLGKAQQVCSRAVVVAMGVNEDGRRELLGLKVGDSETESFWAEFIAHLKERGLGGVRLVISDAHTGLTKAIRRQLQGSVWQRCRVHFARNLLQCIPKAHQGMVTAALRSVFAQESAEEIASRWDDLAASLAERFPKAAALMHGAKEDVLAFRPFPRDHWRKIWSTNLLERVNEEIKRRTRVVGIFPNDASITRLVGAVLLEQHEHWQLEGRRMFSAESMATIPELDAIPALQALST
- a CDS encoding transposase; translated protein: MKPTYDTAVRDQVRQRMSPPNRESVAEIARSTGITTQTLYNWRSQWQKQGQLVPATTKPPEQWSALDKLAAVIQAAGLSGPDLGAFCRERGLYPKQLARWRQAAEDANGPSAPSMADQRELQRKNQELIRQNRRLQRELEKKEKALSEAATLLMLSKKLDQLWPRDEEQ